TTGAGCAATATTCAAGGTCCTAGTAAAAATTAAAGTTCCATCTCTATATAGCCTATATTCTATGGTTATAGCCCAGTCAGCAGTTACCACTAATTCAGATGCTAATGCATAGTCTATTTTTACATTATCACCAGCTGTTACTGCTGTTGCCGAGGACACAACCGTAACTTCGGTGTCGTTTGGAGGGGAAGTGGCTAGCGTACCTGCAACATCACTAAAAAAGAATGTTACAACAGGCGGGCCAGTTGGACCGGTATCTCCAGTCGGGCCGGTGTCTCCTGTCGGACCAGTGTCCCCGGTCGGGCCGGTTGCTCCGATTGGGCCGGTGTCGCCAGTGGGGCCGGTTGCTCCGATTGGTCCTGTGTCGCCTGTCGGACCGGTATCTCCGGTTGGACCGGTATCTCCGGTCGGGCCGGTTGCTCCGATTGGGCCGGTGTCTCCGGTCGGGCCAGTTGCTCCTGTTGGGCCGGTGTCACCGGTCGGGCCAGTTGCTCCGATTGGGCCGGTGTCCCCGGTCGGGCCAGTTGCTCCGATTGGGCCGGTGTCGCCAGTAGGACCGGTGGCTCCTGTTGGACCAGTGTCGCCAGTCGGACCGGTATCTCCGGTCGGGCCGGTGTCCCCGGTCGGGCCGGTTGCTCCGATTGGGCCGGTGTCTCCGGTCGGGCCAGTTGCTCCTGTTGGGCCGGTGTCACCGGTCGGGCCGGTTGCTCCGATTGGGCCGGTGTCACCGGTCGGGCCGGTTGCGCCTGTTGGGCCAGTGTCGCCAGTAGGGCCGGTTGCGCCTGTTGGGCCAGTGTCGCCAGTAGGGCCGGTGTCCCCGGTCGGGCCAGTTGCTCCTGTTGGGCCGATGTCGCCAGTCGGGCCGGTTGCTCCGATTGGGCCGGTGTCCCCGGTCGGGCCAGTTGCTCCTGTTGGGCCGGTGTCCCCGGTCGGGCCAGTTGCTCCTGTTGGGCCTGTGTCGCCAGTAGGACCAGTTGCTCCTGTTGGGCCTGTGTCGCCAGTAGGACCAGTTGCTCCTGTTGGGCCAGTGTCGCCAGTAGAACCGGTGGCTCCTATTGGACCGGTATCTCCAGTCGGGCCGGTGTCTCCTGTGGGACCAGTGTCCCCGGTCGGGCCGGTTGCTCCGATTGGGCCGGTGTCCCCGGTCGGGCCAGTTGCTCCGATTGGGCCGGTGTCTCCGGTCGGGCCAGTTGCTCCTGTTGGACCGGTGGCTCCTGTTGGACCAGTGTCGCCAGTAGGGCCGGTGGCTCCTGTCGGACCGGTGTCCCCTGTTGGGCCAGTGTCTCCGGTCGGGCCGGTTGCTCCTATTGGGCCGGTGTCCCCGGTCGGGCCAGTTGCTCCGATTGGGCCGGTGTCTCCGGTCGGGCCAGTTGCTCCGATTGGGCCAGTGTCGCCAGTAGGGCCGGTTGCTCCTGTTGGGCCTGTGTCGCCAGTAGGACCAGTTGCTCCTGTTGGGCCAGTGTCGCCAGTAGAACCGGTGGCTCCTATTGGGCCGGTGTCGCCAGTAGGGCCGGTTGCTCCTGTTGGGCCAGTGTCTCCGGTCGGGCCGGTTGCTCCTATTGGGCCTGTGTCTCCTGTTGCTCCAGTTGGACCGGTGGGGCCAGTTGGGCCTCCCGTCGAAAGATCATCTTGAACAACGATGAGAGACGCCGAAAGCGGGACAATTGCTGAGTAGAATACCTCCGCGGTACTCGTATTGACTAATGATAAAGTCACTGGTGCTGAAACCACTTCAATAATGCCAACCCCACTTACCTCTCCTGTTTTAATTGGAGAATTTCCAACAATGTCGTCTCCCTGGGACGATCGTAAGGAGAATGCAGAACCATTGATTGATTGGGATGTTTGAGTCGCAACCCACCAGTTTATAACATATCTACCGACTTCATTAAACGTTATCACACCTGTACCAGGGTTATAACTGATATTTCCGGCAGAGAATAATATCTGATCGAAAACTACGTTCACTCCCGAAAATACAGTACCTCCCGGTAATCGTGTAACTTGTAAAGCAATATCGCTCATTATTCATCCTACTTTCACAAATTTGATGATCCTAAAATAAGGTTCATTTCTATAATATGTATAAGATAAGGTTGTTGCATCATGATACTAATAAATATTGATAATGAAAGGGTTAAATCAATAGCAGTTTTATGCTATTGATGAATAAGCAGCCTCATTTCAATAAATTAATTAGGTTTTTTTCCATGAAATGTGATATATTTATTATTGTTTTAAAAATCATAAATAGAAAAATCATACAGGAGATCACAAGTAATGTCATTTACAGCCCTAATGTATCATGAGATAAGAAGCAAGGAGACGTATGAATTCGGCCTGCCATCACCCATTGAAGTCAGACAAAAGTATGAGGATCAATTACCTCCCCCGCTTTTCGTCAGCGCAGAGGATTTTGCCATACAGATGGAATATCTCTATCAAAACCATTATCATACCTTGACTCTGGATGAAGTAAAGTCCTATTATGATCAGCAAGAAGCTCTGCCGGAAAAATCAGTGCTGCTTACTTTTGATGACTGCTATCAGTCACTATCGTTCTTCGCATATCCCATTTTAAAACAATACAATTTTCATGCGGTTTCATTTGTGGTCAGCGGTTGGCTGAATGAAGACAGAAAACCATTTACACCAGAAAAATCCATCTGCCTTACGGAAGCTGAGCTCATTGATATGAATGATGTCTTTGAATACGCAAATCATACCGATCAATTCCATACGAGGACAGGCACTGCCGTCAGTAAAGTGATGGAGGCAGCAGATGATGAATTCTCACAAGACCTTGATCGATGCAACGCCATCGGCATCCTGGACAACAGAGATGTTTTTGCGTATCCATTTGGTCTCTATGAGGAAAGAAATGTTGATTTGCTTCGAAAGAAAGGATTTCGACTAGCTTTCACAAGCCAGGGCGGCAAAAATGATAAAAGCACAGATCCTATGCTTCTAAAGCGGAATGTAGTCCCATATTTTCTTAGTTTAGAAGGTTTTAAGGAAATCATTGAATAAAGAGGCGTCAAACAGGCAATGACGAAATAGAACAAGCATGAAAAAAATAACGCTTACAGAAAATTTTTATAATAAGGAGTACTTACAAACCATGAAAAACAAATTTACCATCTTAATCATAATTTTGGGAATGATTCTTCTCACAGCTTGCGGCAAAGCAGGCGATGAGAAGAGCAGCACACCAGAAGCAAATCAGTCACCACAGGATGCACCCTCTGGACAGGAATTCAATATAGGCATTCTTCCTGCTGAATCAGCGATTCCGATTATAATTGCAAAAGAGAATGGATATTTTGAAGAGGCTGGCGTGAAGGTAAACATCAAGGCCTTTGCATCCCCTGGGGATCGAAATGTTGCAGTTCAGGCAAAAGAGCTGGATGCTGCCATCGGCGATGTCATGACGGGAGCATCTTTCGTTGACAGAGGAATTCCAATGAAGATCACATCGGATATCGCCGAAGACTTTAAAATTCTCTCCTCCCCTGCTTCCGGCATTACGACAATGGAAGGACTGAGCGGGAAGCGAATCTCTCTCGTTCCCAACTTTATTCTGGAGTATATCATGGATCAGTTTGCAAAGGAAAACGAATTCACTTATGAAATCGTTGAAATCCCATCCTTTGCGGGAAGAACAGAAGCCCTTATGTCCAATCAGATTGACGGAGTTGTTTACACTGAACCGCAGGCCGGAATGCTGGTTAAGCAAGGCGCTCACCTTCTTGGAAGCTCAAAGGATGCCGGTATCAAAGGCGGTACCCTTCTGTTTACTGAGGACATGGTTGCAAATCGCTCCGGAGATATCAAGGCATTCTATCATGGATATAACAAAGCTGTCGACTATATGAACGAAACAGACGTAAAAGAATATAGCGATATCCTGACGAAATATCAATTTCCGGAATCAATCAGCGACTATCTCTCTGGAATGTACGGAGACTTTCAACATGCCGGTATCATTGAGAAGGATCAATTTGACAACATCATTCAGTGGACCAAAGAAAAAGGGCAGATCAGTAAAGTGTATTCCTACGAAGAGCTAACCGACTTTACCTATATTCAATAAGTGTGAATACAAGAGTATATTAAAAAACTCACAGCTTATTTACCAATTGATAAATTGAAGAAAAACCTCTCTGAACCACAATTGTCTGACAGGCTTATTACCTGCCAGATCAACGTCCGGTTTTGAGAGGTTTTTTTGAAATACAGATTCATTCAAGATATGCCGCGAATCGTTTTATGATTGTACTCATCTTGCTTATTTCTGCCATGGGATCAAACGTCCCTCGATCCGATCAAGGATTTGAAAGAGAAGGATTCCTACGAAACCCATTGCCAAGATGCCGCTGAACATTTCAGTGTAGTTCATCTTTGTCCATGCGCTTAAAATATAGTAACCGATTCCATACGTTGTGGCATAATTCTCTGCAAAGAACAGCGATGCAAGCGCAATACCGATGCTGATTCGCAAGCCGGTAAAAAGCTGCGGAAGTATTGCAGGCAGTATCAGATACCGATACCGATGCAAAGTCGATCCACACAGGCTGTCCATTACTTTAAAATATAACCCAGAGATCTGGTCAACACCGTCTCTTACCGACAGCATGATCTGAAAGATGATAATAAAGATCACAAGAACGATCTTTGAAGTATTTCCAAGCCCGAACAACAGCATAAATACTGGAAGAAATGCAATTTTGGGAATGGGATACAGAAAGTATACAAGCGGTGAAAAAAGCCGTCTGCAGGTTTGATTGATCCCAAGTAAAATTCCAGCCGGAACACCAAATAACAATGAAACACCTACCGAGGCTGCAACTCTTAAGACACTTGCCGAGCAATGCTTTAGAAGTTCTACCAGTACGGTAACCATAAAAAGAATGGTCTCAACAGGTGATGGAACGGTATGCGTATTCAAAACAAGATGCAGCAGCTCCCAGAGGAGCAGGAAACTGATAAATCCCAAGAGTTTGCTTTCCGTGATTCTCCTTGTGTATTTCATAATAATACTGTACCGCTCCTCTCTGATTCCCCCTTGTCATTCAGTCTCTTTCTCAATTTGATACAGGCATCATAGAAGTCCAGCTGTTCTTTCGCACCCTCATTTGACCCATCATTGGAAACAAATTGATTTTTAATTTGCGTAACTGTCCCGTTTTCATTCATGATTAGGATGGTTTGCCCTAACAGTATTGCTTCTTCAATATCATGGGTAACAAAAACCAACGTGGTTTTTCTTTTCTTTTGTTCTCGCAAAATAAGCGTCTGAAGTTCTTCCTTTGTCATAGCATCAAGGGCTGAGGTTGGCTCGTCCATTAAAAGCAAATCCGGACTGGTGATCAGTGTTCTCGCCAGCGCAGTCCGCTGCTTCTCTCCCCCACTGAGCTCATGAGGATATTTTTTGATATGGCGCTCCAGCTTCATCTCACTGATTAATTCCATTACAAGAGAATGGTGGTCTTGGTCTTTTTGTCCAACTTTCAGCGGCATGGAAACTGCCTCGTATACTGTTTGCCAGGGAAACAGGCCAAGATCCTGAAACAAGAATCCCGTATCCTTTCGCGGTCCTCTGATTTCCGCACCGTCGACGGTAATCATGCCGCTTGCCGGTTTCAAAAAACCAGCAAGTAGATTCAATAACGTACTCTTTCCTGTACCAGATTTTCCAATCAGCGCGTAGGAATTTCCCTGCTTAAGCGTAAGACTGACTTCTTTCAAAACGACCTGCGTTCCATATGCGAAGGAGACCCGGTCAAATACAATATCGATTGTTTCCATGTCCAATACAGGCTATCCCCTTTCCAGATCATTTTCTGTCTGTTGTTTGATCCTCCTGCGGATTCGTGTTATAAAGAACTCAGCTGAATTTGCGATTAAGAGTCCGATCAATATAGTCGCACAGCCGAACCATTGGGCCCTTGTGAGCGCTTCACCCAAAACCAGCTGAGCGGTAATCAAACCAGTAACCGGAACCATCAGTGACAGCGGCGCAACTTTAGCCGCCGGATATTTCGCAAGCAAGGTGCTCCAAAAGTAGTAGCCAAATAGTGTGGCGCAAAATGCCAAATAAA
This genomic window from Clostridiales bacterium contains:
- a CDS encoding collagen-like protein, with the protein product MIEVVSAPVTLSLVNTSTAEVFYSAIVPLSASLIVVQDDLSTGGPTGPTGPTGATGDTGPIGATGPTGDTGPTGATGPTGDTGPIGATGSTGDTGPTGATGPTGDTGPTGATGPTGDTGPIGATGPTGDTGPIGATGPTGDTGPIGATGPTGDTGPTGDTGPTGATGPTGDTGPTGATGPTGATGPTGDTGPIGATGPTGDTGPIGATGPTGDTGPTGDTGPTGDTGPIGATGSTGDTGPTGATGPTGDTGPTGATGPTGDTGPTGATGPTGDTGPTGATGPTGDTGPIGATGPTGDIGPTGATGPTGDTGPTGDTGPTGATGPTGDTGPTGATGPTGDTGPIGATGPTGDTGPTGATGPTGDTGPIGATGPTGDTGPTGDTGPTGDTGPTGATGPTGDTGPIGATGPTGDTGPIGATGPTGDTGPTGATGPTGDTGPIGATGPTGDTGPTGDTGPTGDTGPIGATGPTGDTGPIGATGPTGDTGPTGDTGPTGDTGPTGPPVVTFFFSDVAGTLATSPPNDTEVTVVSSATAVTAGDNVKIDYALASELVVTADWAITIEYRLYRDGTLIFTRTLNIAQATAGTQRIPVADTYVDTAPVTGPSTYEVRAIVTAATNVTSTSAVNRNLNIIVFVV
- a CDS encoding polysaccharide deacetylase family protein, with amino-acid sequence MSFTALMYHEIRSKETYEFGLPSPIEVRQKYEDQLPPPLFVSAEDFAIQMEYLYQNHYHTLTLDEVKSYYDQQEALPEKSVLLTFDDCYQSLSFFAYPILKQYNFHAVSFVVSGWLNEDRKPFTPEKSICLTEAELIDMNDVFEYANHTDQFHTRTGTAVSKVMEAADDEFSQDLDRCNAIGILDNRDVFAYPFGLYEERNVDLLRKKGFRLAFTSQGGKNDKSTDPMLLKRNVVPYFLSLEGFKEIIE
- a CDS encoding metal ABC transporter substrate-binding protein produces the protein MKNKFTILIIILGMILLTACGKAGDEKSSTPEANQSPQDAPSGQEFNIGILPAESAIPIIIAKENGYFEEAGVKVNIKAFASPGDRNVAVQAKELDAAIGDVMTGASFVDRGIPMKITSDIAEDFKILSSPASGITTMEGLSGKRISLVPNFILEYIMDQFAKENEFTYEIVEIPSFAGRTEALMSNQIDGVVYTEPQAGMLVKQGAHLLGSSKDAGIKGGTLLFTEDMVANRSGDIKAFYHGYNKAVDYMNETDVKEYSDILTKYQFPESISDYLSGMYGDFQHAGIIEKDQFDNIIQWTKEKGQISKVYSYEELTDFTYIQ
- a CDS encoding ABC transporter permease, with product MKYTRRITESKLLGFISFLLLWELLHLVLNTHTVPSPVETILFMVTVLVELLKHCSASVLRVAASVGVSLLFGVPAGILLGINQTCRRLFSPLVYFLYPIPKIAFLPVFMLLFGLGNTSKIVLVIFIIIFQIMLSVRDGVDQISGLYFKVMDSLCGSTLHRYRYLILPAILPQLFTGLRISIGIALASLFFAENYATTYGIGYYILSAWTKMNYTEMFSGILAMGFVGILLFQILDRIEGRLIPWQK
- a CDS encoding ATP-binding cassette domain-containing protein, producing the protein METIDIVFDRVSFAYGTQVVLKEVSLTLKQGNSYALIGKSGTGKSTLLNLLAGFLKPASGMITVDGAEIRGPRKDTGFLFQDLGLFPWQTVYEAVSMPLKVGQKDQDHHSLVMELISEMKLERHIKKYPHELSGGEKQRTALARTLITSPDLLLMDEPTSALDAMTKEELQTLILREQKKRKTTLVFVTHDIEEAILLGQTILIMNENGTVTQIKNQFVSNDGSNEGAKEQLDFYDACIKLRKRLNDKGESERSGTVLL